CCGGGCTCAGAGCGACGATTAGAAAATGCTTCCAAGTACTCGGAATGTGCCGATTAAACGCAGCGGCGCGGCGGCCTGGGCCACCTTCCGGGCTCAGGCGTCCACGTGTATCCCTCCTGCTCCCGCGAGTAATGTCAATGCACCACAAATACAATGATTGATAATCTTTGTATGCCCACCTAAGATTCTTTGCGGGAATGTCTATCCTTGGAGGTCATTATGCATGTATCACTCACTCCCGAACTGGAATCTCGCGTTAAAGCCAAAGTGGAAACTGGCATGTACAACAATGCCAGCGAAGTCATCCGTGAAGCACTACGGTTCATGGAGACCCACGAAGACTGGATTCACGAGATCAAACTGGCTCGCCTGCGTGAGCAGCTGAAAGCCGGTACAGAGCAACTGGATCATGACAAAGGTATCGCAATCGAATCGAAAGTGGCGCTTGAGGCCTTTTTCGACGATATCAAGCGCTGACCTTCATGACATCTCATCAGCTCGTCATTGCGCCTGCCGCCCAGAATGACCTCAAAGAGATTTATCAATACGGCCTGCGCCAGTGGGGGCAGGCCCAATCCGAAAGCTATCTGGCCAAGGTAAAGGATCAGTTCTGGTTACTGACCCAGCAGCCACTTATGGGTACCGAACGCCCCGAACTCCTGCCTGACGCCAGAAGCCTCCCATCAAAGCCACACCCTGTTTTACCGTGTGACCGCCAACAGGGTTGAAATCATCCGTGTACTGCATGGCCGCCAGGATCCACAACGTCACCTGAAATAGCCATACGCAAATCATTTAACTGCCGGAAAAATAGCTGATGCCAGTCGGTGCCAGGCATTGCCCGCCAATGCCGGTCACTCCCACTCGATGGTGGCCGGGGGCTTGCCGAAATTACGGTGACACTTTGCCCATTACACCAATTTCGAAATTACGGTGAATTACGGTGGCACTTTACCCATTACACCAATTTCGAAATTACGGTGGCACTTTACCCATTACACCAATTTCCTGCCGCGCCGCGTCACGGTTCATCGGCTTTCGGCCGCGCTTGCCCCGCTGCGTAATGATGCGGGACGCCGGGGACACTGATGCGGGGCAGGGCGCGGGGCATGGCGCCAAGCTACGACAGGACGGCGGTAGTACAATTGGTAAGGTGTCACTGTAATAGGTGGAGCACATCGCCCACACTGCTGCGGCGCTACGGCGTGGTA
The Gammaproteobacteria bacterium DNA segment above includes these coding regions:
- a CDS encoding type II toxin-antitoxin system ParD family antitoxin, translated to MHVSLTPELESRVKAKVETGMYNNASEVIREALRFMETHEDWIHEIKLARLREQLKAGTEQLDHDKGIAIESKVALEAFFDDIKR
- a CDS encoding type II toxin-antitoxin system RelE/ParE family toxin yields the protein MTSHQLVIAPAAQNDLKEIYQYGLRQWGQAQSESYLAKVKDQFWLLTQQPLMGTERPELLPDARSLPSKPHPVLPCDRQQG